The sequence below is a genomic window from Methylocystis sp. IM3.
CCAGACGCTCGCCGCCATCCCCGCGGACCGGCGCCGCGTGGTCTCGACCCATGACGCCTTCGGCTATTTCTCGGCCCGTTACGGCGTCGCCTTCATCGCCCCGCAAGGCGTCTCGACCGAGGCCGAGGCCAGCGCCCGCGACATCGCCCGCATCATTCAGTCGGTGAAGCAGCACAAGGTCGGCGCGGTGTTTCTGGAGAACGTCTCCGACCCCCGCCTCGCGAAGCGCATCGCCGCCGAGACGGGCGCCCGCATCGGCGGCACGCTCTATTCCGACGCGCTGTCGGCGCCCGGCGAGGGCGGCGGAACCTATATCGACATGATGCGCCACAATGTTAGACAATTGGCCCAAGCACTGAGACCCTGACGCAGGACATTCCCGTGACCGATAAAATTCCCGTGACCGTCATCACCGGCTATCTCGGCGCCGGCAAGACGACTCTCCTCAACCGCATTCTCACCGAGGAGCACGGCCGCCGTTACGCCGTCATCGTCAATGAATTCGGCGAAATCGGCATCGACAACGACCTCGTCGTCGGCGCCGACGAGGAAGTCTTCGAGATGAACAACGGCTGCATCTGCTGCACCGTTCGCGGCGACCTCATTCGCATCATCGAGGGGCTGATGCGCCGGCGGGGCAAGTTCGACGCCATCATCGTCGAGACCACCGGTCTCGCCGATCCGGCCCCCGTCGCCCAGACTTTCTTCGTCGACGCCGACGTGAAGGACGCCGCGAGACTCGACGCCGTGGTGACCCTCGCCGACGCCAAATGGCTGAGCCACCGTTTGAAGGACGCGCCCGAGGCGAAGACGCAGATCGCCTTCGCCGACGTCATCATCCTCAACAAGACGGACCTCGTCACGCCGCAAGAGCTCGAGGAAATCGAGGCGCGCATTCGCGGCATCAACCCCTACGCCACGCTGCACCGGGCCGTGAAGGCCGATGTGCCGCTGAAAGCGGTGCTCGAGCGCAACGCCTTCGATCTCGACCGTATCCTGAAGATCGAGCCGAATTTTCTCGAGCCGGAAGAACACGATCACGAGCACGCGCATCACGCTCATGACCACGGCCACGATCATGCCCATCATCATGAGCACGAGCATCATCACGAGCACGATCACGCCTGCGGCCCCGGCTGCGGCCATGATCTTCACGACCATCATGATCATCACGCGCATGGCCACGACCACGACGCCCACGGCCATCTGAAGGCGATCCACGACACGGAGATGCAGTCGCTCTCCCTTCGCCATAAAGGCGAGGTCGATCCCGAGCGGTTCCTGCCCTGGCTCAATGACCTCGTTCAGCGCGAGGGGCCGGACATTCTGCGCTGCAAGGGCATCGTCGCCTTCAAGAACGAGCCGCGACGCTTCGTCTTCCAGGGCGTGCACATGATTCTCGACGGAGACCTTCAACGCGAGTGGCGCGAGAACGAGGCGCGCGAGTCGCGCCTCGTCTTCATCGGGCGCAAGCTGAAGGAGGACGCGATCCGCAAGGGGTTCGAAGAGGCGGTCGCCTGACGAACGGCCATCAGCGCACCGCTCACGCGGCGCGGCGGCGGCGGCGGTTGCTCCCTGCCGGGCCGCGCCTAATTCGTTAAGGGAGCGGCGCATGTCGCGCCCGAGGGGCCGGCATGCTGAAGCGTTTGCTGGAGCATTATCTGTTCCTGTCGCGCTGGCTGCTCGCGCCCTTCTTCGTCATGCTGACTCTGGGGCTTCTCGCCCTCATGGTGAACGCGGCGCGTCACCTCGTCGGGATTCTCTTCTCCATCGGCTCCGCCAGCGAAGACAGGATCATTCTCGAGCTTTTGGGGCTCATCGACCTCACGCTTACCGGCGCGCTGGTGATGATCGTCACCATCTCGGTTTACGAGAATTTCGTCTCCGGCGTGCCGGCGACGCGGCGCGAAGGCTGGCCGAACTGGATGGGCGGGATAGACTTCACGCAGCTCAAGCTGAAGCTCCTCTCGACCATCGTCGCGATTTCGGCGATCAAGCTGCTCGAAGTCTTCATGGACGTGCCGAAATTCGAAGCGGTCGAGCTCACCTATTACATCGCCATCCACCTGACCTTCGTCCTATCGACCTTTCTCTTCGCCTTCTCCGACCGCGTCACCATTTCGGGCCAGATCGAGAAGAAGGCGACGCCGCTCGAGGAGCCGCATGCGAAAGGCGACGCGGCGGGTGGCCAGTGACGTCCAGGGGCGCAGAATGGCGCCGCCCTTTTTGCCGGCGTCGTTCTTGCCGCCGCCTTTGCGTCCGGGCCGAAGGCGCTGTCTCATGGCTGAATGTGTCTTGCAAATGAAAGGAAAGGCGCGCCGGCATCTCAAGGCCGGCGCGTGAACGACATGCGCCCGTCAAGCCTTGCGCATGGCGAGGCCGAGACCGACCCAGCCCATGCCGGAGAAGAAGAGATCGGCGCCGAGGAAGGTTCCGATCACCCAGAGGCTGGAGCTCGGCCACTGCGCGATGATCAGCGTGCCGACGACAAGCGTGAGGATCGAGGAGAAGATCAGAAAGCCCTTCGCGCCGCCGCTCGGCAATTGCACCGAGACATAGGTGCGCACGATGCCGGAGGCCATGAGGCTCGCCCCGATCAGCAAGGTGAGGAAGCTCGCCGCGAGCATCGGATTACGGACGACGAGCGCGCCAGCCAGAATATAAAAGCCGCCCATGACGAGCATCCAGAAGAAATGCTTCCAGCTGCGCATGGCGAAACCGTGCAAGACTTCCGCGAAGCCGCCGATGATCATCGCGAAGCCCACAAAGAGAACGGTCGCGGCGGTCGTCAGCACGACGGTGCTCAGCGCGAAGCCGCCGGCGATGGCGAGCAGCGCGCCGAACGCGACCGTCCATCCCCAATTCTTCTTGAGCGTTTCGTGGTCCGGAAGCGACAAGGTAAAATCGTTCAAAGTCACAAGGGGACTCCCTGGGTTTGCAGTGCTCTCGTCTCTGCCCGTGCGATGCGGGTGATGAAGGCTAACGACGGAAGCCGGGAACAAAGTCAACGCAGACCCTGCTCGTTTTGAGCCTTCGCCCCGCCCGTGAATTTTCGCGCTTCCCGCGCAGGTTCGGGCGGCGGCGGTCAAACATACGGGCCGAGCGTTCTGACGAGTTTGATGATGCGCTCCATGCCTCTGGCGTCGAGCTCGAGAAGATCGACCTGCGCCGGCGCGGCCTGGTCCTGCTCGACGAGCAGACGCCACCCGGCGTCCTCGACCTTCTCGATCCATCCCCGGTCCTTGAGCGATTCCAGTTTTCTGCGCACGGTCTGCCGCGGAACGCCGGTCACGTCGGAGAGGCGGGAGGCGCTGATCGACGCATTCCCTCGGCCCTGCCCGTCGGCCTGTAAAGCCACCTGGCCAATGACGGCCAGCACCAGCATCTCCTGAAGATCCCCGTCGAAGGCTTTCGAGGCGTCAGACAGATGCTCGGCGAAGAATTGCACGAAGTGATACTGAATGAGCCGGTATTTTTCGCGTGTAAGTTGCATCAGCGATCCTGCATTACCGGCCGAGCTTATAACCGTCAGGGAACAAGGCAAGTTCACAGCGTCAAGGCGGAGACTGCTCAAAATGGCCACCAAGCGAGTGGCCAAGTTTGCGGGCCTGTGCTCCTATCCCGCCGCATCGGCTGAGAAACGCCGTTACAGGGACAGAAACGTCATGAAGAACAAAGTTTTGACTCTTGTCGGCGCTTGCGCGGCGGTTTTCGCCGTCGGCGCCGGAGAGGCCGCCGCCCATTCCATGGTCAGTCCGGCGACCGTTCGGTCCGGCCCCGGCATCCAGTGGCCGACCATCGCCCGTATCCCCGCCGGCGTCGATGTCAATGTCTCCGGCTGCTACTCGGGATGGGGGGGCGGCTGGTGCGCCGTCCAGTGGAAGAAGGTGAAGGGCTATGTGCAGGTCGGCGCGCTTGCGCCGTCGGGCGCCAACGACGTCATCGTCGCGCCGATCGTCACCACTGACATCGTCAATCTGCGCAAGGGGCCGGGAACCAACTGGCCCTCGCTGGCGGTGATTCCCTCGGGAACGCAGGTCGACGTCGCCTATTGCTCCCAGGGCTGGCTCTACGGCTGGTGCAAGGTGCGCTACGAGGGTCAGACCGGCTTCGTGAACGGCCTCATCCTTCAGCGCCAGAACGCGCCCTACGGCACGACCTTCTATTGATCGGCTGAGGCGACTGTCCTTCGCTCCGAAAAAGCTTTGAAAAGGAGCTCGATCGGAGCGAAAAAGCTCATGGCGGCAGGCGCTTCGCCTGCCGCTCGCAGGCCACAGCGGGCGCCCGCCATTCGCCATCAACATTCAGGAGCTTTTTCATGAAGCTACGTTATCTCGTGCTCGCCGGGGCCGCCCTTTGCGCCCAGGCCGCCTTCGCGGACGACAAGAAGCCTGTCTCCAACTGGAGCTGCGAGGAATTTCTCGCCGTGGAAGGGGACATCCAGCCGAAGGTGATTTACTGGGCGACCGCCAAAGCCAAGAGCGGCAAGCCGGGTTCGATCGTCGACATCGAGGGAACCGAGAAGGTGGTTCCCATGGTCATCGACGATTGCAAGAAGGAGACGAGCGGCTCCTTCATGACGAAGGTCAAGAACGCCTGGCGCGCCGTCGAGGCGGACGCCAAGAAGGTGAAGGAAAAGCTGTAAAGGCCCCTTCACTCGTAACAGATGATCTCGCGCTCGCCGGCGAAGACCTCCGCCAAGCGGCGGGCGTCCCCGCTCCGGCGAAGGGCGAGAAAACGGGGGCGCCTCCGGCGAACGGAGGAGCCGCCGCGCCGCCCCGGCGCGGCCGCTCCGCAAACCGGGGCGTCGACCTCCGCAAAGTCGCCGTTCTCTGCGGCGAGGCGCGGCAGATCGAGCCAGGCGGCCCAATATTTCCAGTCGGCGGCGGCGGCCGTGCTGTCCCCTGTCTCACCGAGCACCACGTCGAGGTCGCGGTCGCGATGCGCCAGCAGCAGACGGTAACAGGGCGCGCCCGCCTCGCCCGCCGCCACGTCGAGCAGCACGCCCCGATAGGCAGGCACCGGCACGGCGATCTTCATGTCGACCCCGTTGAAGCGTCGGGCGATGAGAATATCGCGGCGCGTGACCCGCACACGGCGCGCCCCGCCATCCGCCCGCCAGTCGCGCTGCACGAAAAACGCTTCGTCGCTTTTCATCGCTTGACCGGCTTCGAACATGATTTCCTCCTCGCGGCCCAAAGGCTCGAACGCTTCCGATGAGGCGAATTCTTGCCCGAGAGCGCGCCGGAATTTGCTAAAAACGACGGTAAATCCGGCATAAACCATTGCTTTTCCGGCAGGATTACGGCCTCACGGTATAGCGGCGGCAAACCGGATCGTTCAAATTGTCGGCAATTCGCTCCCTAGACCGGCTTGCGAGGCCGCGACGCCTCCCCTACTGCTTCAAGGCAATGCCCCTTTCCGAATCCGATCTCTCCGCCTTCCTGTCTCGCCTCGAGGATGTCGCGCGCGAAGCCGGCGACATCGCCATGGCTTATTTCAGGCGCGGCGCGCGCACGGCGGCGGCCATTTCCTACAAGGGCGGCGGCTCGCCGGTCACGGAGGCGGATTTCGCCGTCGACCGCTTCCTTTTCGAGCGGATGCGCCGCCTTGCGCCCCAGGCCGGCTGGCTTTCGGAAGAGACCGCCGACACCGACGCGCGGCTGTCGCGCGAGAGCATCGTCATCGTCGATCCCATCGACGGCACCAACGCCTTCACGCAGGGCGACGAACGCTGGGCGGTCTCCATCGCGCTCATCGAAAGCGGCCGACCCACGGCCGGCGTCGTCCACGCCCCCGCGCGGGGGGAGACCTTCACGGCCGCGCGCGGGCTGGGGGCCTTTCTGAACGGCGAGCGGCTCGACCCGCCGGCGCGGGAATCGCTTTCCGGCGCGCTGGCGATCGCGCCGCGGCCGCTTCACGCGCGCCTTTCCGAACTGCCGCAGAACATCGGGCTTGCGCCGCGCACGCCCTCCCTTGCGCTCCGGCTCGTCGACATCGCCGCCGGCCGCCATGATCTCGTCATCTCCTCGCCGAACGCCCGGGACTGGGACATCGCCGCCGCCGACGTGATTCTCTGCGAGGCCGGCGTCGCGCTCGCGGAGGTGGAGGGCGGCGCCCTCACCTACAATCGCAGTTCGTCGAAGCGCGGCATGCTGGTCGCCGCGCCCAAGCCCCTCATCGAGGAAACCCTCGCCATCGCCCGGACCGTTTCGAAAGGAATAAACTGGTCATGACAAAGCACGCGACGCCCCCGAAACAGGAAAAGCAGTTGCTGCATCTCGTCTTCGGCGGCGAGCTCGAGACGCTCGACGGCGTGTCCTTCCGCGACCCGTCGAAGCTCGACATCGTCGGCATCTATCCCGACAACGACAGCGCCCTCGCCGCCTGGAAAGCCAAGGCGCAGTCGACCGTGGACAATGCCCATATGCGCTATTTCGTCGTGCATCTCTACAAGCTGCTGGACCCGGATCACGACAAGCTCTGATATCAGGCAGGCCGCCAGGCGCTTCCAAAATTAAGCCAGCTTTCAAGAGCAATAGAGGGGGCCTTCGGGGAGGGCGCAGAGAACACTCATCCCGCCGGCGCGCAAGGCCCTGACGCAAGGCGCGGCCAGTTCAAAAGCACGGGGATCATGCCGCTTCTGAAGCTCTATCGACTGGCGACGATCGCCTTGACGCCCCTTGCCGGCGCCGCGCTCAACTGGCGCGCGTCGCGGGGCAAGGAAGACCCGGCCCGGCTGGACGAGCGCCTGGGGCTTCCCTCCCGGGAGCGGCCGCCGGGCCGACTCGTCTGGCTGCATGGCGCGAGCCTCGGCGAGACGCTCTCCCTGCTGCCGCTTGTGGAGCGCTTCATCCAGCGCGGCGCGGAAGTGCTCGTGACCAGCGGCACGGTCTCCTCCGCGCGCCTTTTGACGGCCAGGCTGCCCGCGGGCTCGTTCCATCAATATCTTCCCCTCGACGCCCCCGGATTCGTCGATCTGTTCCTCGATTACTGGCGGCCGGACATCGCCATTTTCGCGGAATCAGAGCTGTGGCCGAATATGGTGACGGCGCTGCACGGACGCGGAATCGCCCTCGTTCTCGCCAACGCCCGAATCTCCCGCCAATCCGCGGAGCGCTGGCGGCGGCTGCCGGGCGCCGCCCGCAAGCTGTTTGGCTCCATTGATCTTTGCCTGGCCCAGGACTCCGAAAATGCGGCGCGCCTCATTGCGCTCGGCGCGCCCTGCGTGCGCGTCGCCGGCAATCTCAAATATGACGTGCCCCCGCCTCCGGCCGACGCCGCCCGGCTGGCCGAATTCAGCGGCGCGGTCGGCGCCCGCCCCGTATGGGCCGCCGTCTCGACCCATGACGGGGAGGAGGAGATCATCCTCGCCGCCCATGCCGAGGTCGCCCGCAAGATCCCCTCGATTCTGACCGTCATCGTCCCGCGTCATCGCGAGCGGGGCGCGGCGATCGCGGAACTGGCGGCGGCGCGCGGTCTGGCCGTCGGCCTGCGCACGCGCGACGGCGAGCCTCGCCGCGACATCGGCGTCTATGTGGCCGATACGGTTGGGGAACTCGGCCTCGTCTTCCGCAGCGCCGGCGTCGTCTTCATGGGCAAGTCGTTCACGCCGGGCGGGGGGCAGAATCCGATCGAGCCCGCGAAGCTCGGCTGCGCCGTTCTGTTCGGACCGCATGTCGACAATTTCAGCGAGGTCTATGGTGAACTCGCCGCCGCCAAGGCGGCCGCGCGCGTCAATGACGCGGAGGCGCTGGCGCGGGCGGTTCATTATCTCCTCGCCGATCCGGCCCGCATGCGGCGCATGGGCCGCGCCGGCGCCGAGACGGTCGAGAAACTCGGCGGCGCCGCGAGAGGCATCATCGCGGCCGTGGAGCCCTTCCTCGCCCAGGTCGCCATCGCGGGACGATGAGCCTGCCGCGCGCGCCCGCCTTCTGGCGTGACGACGGCGTGGCCGCGCGTCTGCTGGCGCCGCTCGGCGCGCTCACGGGCGCCCTTGCGCAACGGCGGCTGCGACGCGAATCGCCGCGCCCCGCCCTGCCTGCGATCGTGGTTGGCGGGCTGACGGCGGGTGGCGACGGCAAGACGCCGACGGCGATTGCGCTCGCGAGGCTGCTTGTCGCAGAGGGAGAGCGCCCGGCTCTTCTGACGCGCGGCTATGGGCGGCGCGACGCCCGCGCGAGCCCCTTCGCCGTCGACGCGACGGCCAGTCCCGACAGGACGGGCGACGAGGCGCTGCTGCTCGCGCGCCATGGGCTGACCATCGTCGGGGCGGACCGGGCGACGAGCGCCAAACTCGCGCGGGACATGGGCGCGACCGCGCTGATCCTCGACGACGGCTTCCACAGCCGGCGCATCGCGCCGGATTTCTCTTTCCTCGTCGTCGATTCGCACTATGGCGCGGGTAATGGCCGCTGCGCGCCGGCCGGGCCGCTGCGCGCGCCGCTCGCGGCCCAATTCGCAGCCGCCGACGCGCTGATCGTCATCGGCGACGGTGCGGCCGCCGCAGCCCTCATGGCGACGGCTGAAAAACCGGCGTTCTGGGCAAGGCTGCGCGCGCAGCCCGCCGCGCAGACATGGAGCGGCCGGCGCGTCGTGGCCTTCGCCGGGATCGGCCGGCCGGAGAAATTCTTCCGCACGCTCGAGAATGTCGGCGCCGAACTCGTCGCCCGGCGCGCATTCCCGGACCACCATCGCTTCAGCGCGCGCGATCTGGAGCAGCTCGCCACGCTGGCGCGCCGCCACGAGGCGCGACTCGTCACGACGGAAAAAGACGTTGTCCGCCTGCCCGAGGGCGCGACGGAAGTCGACGTCCTCCCTGTGCGACTCGTCTTCGACGACGCCGACGCCGTGGCTGCGGCGCTCGCCGCAAGGCTCTCCGCGGCGCGGCTCAGTCGGGTTTCTTGAGCCCGAGCTTCATCAGCTTGGCGTGCGGGCCGCTGTACGGCTCCTGCAGATCGACGTTCCAGTAGCGCAGATCCTCGAGCGGGATCGGTTCGCCGGTGACCGCGCAGCGCACATAGGCGCCCGGTTTGCGAACGCGATATTCGCCGTCGAGATATTCGACCTCGGCCTCGCCAGCCGGTTGGGGGGTGCGTTCGTAACGGTTCATCCGAAATCTTCTGTTGAGCCGCCGCGTCAGCGGCTGTCCCGTCAGCCGTCGAAGCGACCTGATGATCGACCACATGGGCGATACGCCTCCAGCCCGCCGGGCCGCCTTGACGCATATCTACATCCGTCCGGCGTCCAAAGGAAGGTTGAAAAGCGGCTCTGCCCGCGCTTTCAAGCCCAAACTCTTGTTTCATGGCTGTTTCGCGCCTAGCCTTGTCATGAGTGCCGATTGATTCGTCTGAGTCAGCTTCCGCGAACGCTGTCAAGTTCGCGCTGCGATGAGGATCACAGACATGGATCGGGACACGCTGGGCGATCTCGCCGATTCCTCCCCCTTTCGTGAGAACGACGCCGCCCTTTCCACGGCCCGCGAGGCAGGCGCAAGTGTAGAGACGATCTGCGAAAAGGGGCTCGTCGTCACACAGGGCAAGCATCGTTTCTATTCGCTTGTCCTTCCGAGCGACCTCCTGGCGGCGACCTGTATGGTGGAGCCGCGTATCGAAAACCCGATCGACGGCTTTCAGCGCCTGCTCGACGAACGCCGGGCCAAATCCATTGCCCGCTATATCGACGCGGGCTTCGGCACCGTGCCGGGAGCGGTGGTTCTGTCCGCGCAGGCGCGGGCGCATCTGACCTATGACAAGGACAAAGGCGCGCTTACCTTCCGCAAGGACAGAAAGGCCTTTCTCATCATCGACGGCCAGCATCGCATCTATGGGTTCCGGCTCGCCAAATCCTCGGTGAGCGTGCCTGTCGTCATCTACAACAGGCTCACCCGGGCCCAGGAATGCCGCCTGTTCATGGACATCAACACCAAGCAGCGGCCCGTTCCAAACGAGCTGCTGCTCGACATACGCCGTCTTTCCGAGGTCGAAACGGAAACGGAGGCGCTGCTCCACAATGTCTTCGACCTCTTTCACGCGCGCAAGGACAGCGCGCTCGCGGGCCTGCTCAGCCCGGCCGAGCGCAAGAAAGGCATGATCTCGCGCGTCACCTTCAACGCCGCCCTGCGCTCCATCAAGAGCGCCTTCGTGGGCGCGCCGCCCGAGGAGGTCTATGCCGCGCTCAACGCCTATCTGCGCGCCTGCCGCCACGGACTGGGGCTGCACGGCATCGACGATAACATCGCAAATCCGGCGCTGTTCAAGGCGCTTATGCTGCTGTTCACCAATGTGGCAGAGCGCGTCGCCGACCGGCATGGCGGAAAATATACGGTCGGCAATTTTGAAGAAGTCGTCATTCCCTTCTTCCGGCGTCTCAAGAAAAGCGACTTGCCGCGCGCGGGGATGACGCATACCGCCCTGTACGAACATTACAGCAAGGCGCTCAGCGCCGGCTTTCTGCTCAAACAATGGCTCTTCGCCTGATCCGCCTGGGCGGCGCCGCGGCGCCAGAAAATACCCGGTTTCGGGTATTGCGGAGTCGGGGTGGATGGCAGCTACTATCCACTCAGATCAATTTCGCCGGATTACGGAGCCATCGCTTACGGCGACCCCCGCGCTTTCAACGGGGATGCGCGCCGGTAAATTCTTGACGCAAGAACTTTTTCACTCACCAGGCATCGCGCAGACCACCCCGAGCGACCTTTATGGATAAAGCCGACCAAGATGAACGCCTTTCGCCTTCGAGAAGAAAATATCCCGGCCGCATCGGCGTCGAGCTGACTCTCGCGCGGTTGTTGAGCAACCTCTTCGACGACGCCACGCAGAGCCCCAACCTCACGCTCGCCAGACATGCGCTCGGGACGGCGGCCGATGGCGCGGCTGAAACCATGATGCTGCTTTATTTTCTAGAGGAACCTTGCATCAAGCCGCTGGTGCTGGCCGCAATGCGAATCCCGGCGCAGGAAAGAAAGCGCATTCTGCACGAGTTAGCCGATTTCGGACGGCAGGCTGCTAACCGGGGATGAGCCCCGCCCGCAAGGCGACGGCA
It includes:
- a CDS encoding CobW family GTP-binding protein is translated as MTDKIPVTVITGYLGAGKTTLLNRILTEEHGRRYAVIVNEFGEIGIDNDLVVGADEEVFEMNNGCICCTVRGDLIRIIEGLMRRRGKFDAIIVETTGLADPAPVAQTFFVDADVKDAARLDAVVTLADAKWLSHRLKDAPEAKTQIAFADVIILNKTDLVTPQELEEIEARIRGINPYATLHRAVKADVPLKAVLERNAFDLDRILKIEPNFLEPEEHDHEHAHHAHDHGHDHAHHHEHEHHHEHDHACGPGCGHDLHDHHDHHAHGHDHDAHGHLKAIHDTEMQSLSLRHKGEVDPERFLPWLNDLVQREGPDILRCKGIVAFKNEPRRFVFQGVHMILDGDLQREWRENEARESRLVFIGRKLKEDAIRKGFEEAVA
- a CDS encoding YqhA family protein yields the protein MLKRLLEHYLFLSRWLLAPFFVMLTLGLLALMVNAARHLVGILFSIGSASEDRIILELLGLIDLTLTGALVMIVTISVYENFVSGVPATRREGWPNWMGGIDFTQLKLKLLSTIVAISAIKLLEVFMDVPKFEAVELTYYIAIHLTFVLSTFLFAFSDRVTISGQIEKKATPLEEPHAKGDAAGGQ
- a CDS encoding HdeD family acid-resistance protein; the encoded protein is MTLNDFTLSLPDHETLKKNWGWTVAFGALLAIAGGFALSTVVLTTAATVLFVGFAMIIGGFAEVLHGFAMRSWKHFFWMLVMGGFYILAGALVVRNPMLAASFLTLLIGASLMASGIVRTYVSVQLPSGGAKGFLIFSSILTLVVGTLIIAQWPSSSLWVIGTFLGADLFFSGMGWVGLGLAMRKA
- a CDS encoding MarR family transcriptional regulator — translated: MQLTREKYRLIQYHFVQFFAEHLSDASKAFDGDLQEMLVLAVIGQVALQADGQGRGNASISASRLSDVTGVPRQTVRRKLESLKDRGWIEKVEDAGWRLLVEQDQAAPAQVDLLELDARGMERIIKLVRTLGPYV
- a CDS encoding SH3 domain-containing protein; translated protein: MATKRVAKFAGLCSYPAASAEKRRYRDRNVMKNKVLTLVGACAAVFAVGAGEAAAHSMVSPATVRSGPGIQWPTIARIPAGVDVNVSGCYSGWGGGWCAVQWKKVKGYVQVGALAPSGANDVIVAPIVTTDIVNLRKGPGTNWPSLAVIPSGTQVDVAYCSQGWLYGWCKVRYEGQTGFVNGLILQRQNAPYGTTFY
- the hdeA gene encoding acid-activated periplasmic chaperone HdeA; translation: MKLRYLVLAGAALCAQAAFADDKKPVSNWSCEEFLAVEGDIQPKVIYWATAKAKSGKPGSIVDIEGTEKVVPMVIDDCKKETSGSFMTKVKNAWRAVEADAKKVKEKL
- a CDS encoding DUF6101 family protein, encoding MFEAGQAMKSDEAFFVQRDWRADGGARRVRVTRRDILIARRFNGVDMKIAVPVPAYRGVLLDVAAGEAGAPCYRLLLAHRDRDLDVVLGETGDSTAAAADWKYWAAWLDLPRLAAENGDFAEVDAPVCGAAAPGRRGGSSVRRRRPRFLALRRSGDARRLAEVFAGEREIICYE
- a CDS encoding inositol monophosphatase family protein; translated protein: MPLSESDLSAFLSRLEDVAREAGDIAMAYFRRGARTAAAISYKGGGSPVTEADFAVDRFLFERMRRLAPQAGWLSEETADTDARLSRESIVIVDPIDGTNAFTQGDERWAVSIALIESGRPTAGVVHAPARGETFTAARGLGAFLNGERLDPPARESLSGALAIAPRPLHARLSELPQNIGLAPRTPSLALRLVDIAAGRHDLVISSPNARDWDIAAADVILCEAGVALAEVEGGALTYNRSSSKRGMLVAAPKPLIEETLAIARTVSKGINWS
- a CDS encoding DUF4170 domain-containing protein, producing the protein MTKHATPPKQEKQLLHLVFGGELETLDGVSFRDPSKLDIVGIYPDNDSALAAWKAKAQSTVDNAHMRYFVVHLYKLLDPDHDKL
- a CDS encoding 3-deoxy-D-manno-octulosonic acid transferase, with the translated sequence MPLLKLYRLATIALTPLAGAALNWRASRGKEDPARLDERLGLPSRERPPGRLVWLHGASLGETLSLLPLVERFIQRGAEVLVTSGTVSSARLLTARLPAGSFHQYLPLDAPGFVDLFLDYWRPDIAIFAESELWPNMVTALHGRGIALVLANARISRQSAERWRRLPGAARKLFGSIDLCLAQDSENAARLIALGAPCVRVAGNLKYDVPPPPADAARLAEFSGAVGARPVWAAVSTHDGEEEIILAAHAEVARKIPSILTVIVPRHRERGAAIAELAAARGLAVGLRTRDGEPRRDIGVYVADTVGELGLVFRSAGVVFMGKSFTPGGGQNPIEPAKLGCAVLFGPHVDNFSEVYGELAAAKAAARVNDAEALARAVHYLLADPARMRRMGRAGAETVEKLGGAARGIIAAVEPFLAQVAIAGR
- the lpxK gene encoding tetraacyldisaccharide 4'-kinase encodes the protein MSLPRAPAFWRDDGVAARLLAPLGALTGALAQRRLRRESPRPALPAIVVGGLTAGGDGKTPTAIALARLLVAEGERPALLTRGYGRRDARASPFAVDATASPDRTGDEALLLARHGLTIVGADRATSAKLARDMGATALILDDGFHSRRIAPDFSFLVVDSHYGAGNGRCAPAGPLRAPLAAQFAAADALIVIGDGAAAAALMATAEKPAFWARLRAQPAAQTWSGRRVVAFAGIGRPEKFFRTLENVGAELVARRAFPDHHRFSARDLEQLATLARRHEARLVTTEKDVVRLPEGATEVDVLPVRLVFDDADAVAAALAARLSAARLSRVS
- a CDS encoding DUF2093 domain-containing protein codes for the protein MNRYERTPQPAGEAEVEYLDGEYRVRKPGAYVRCAVTGEPIPLEDLRYWNVDLQEPYSGPHAKLMKLGLKKPD
- a CDS encoding DGQHR domain-containing protein, whose translation is MDRDTLGDLADSSPFRENDAALSTAREAGASVETICEKGLVVTQGKHRFYSLVLPSDLLAATCMVEPRIENPIDGFQRLLDERRAKSIARYIDAGFGTVPGAVVLSAQARAHLTYDKDKGALTFRKDRKAFLIIDGQHRIYGFRLAKSSVSVPVVIYNRLTRAQECRLFMDINTKQRPVPNELLLDIRRLSEVETETEALLHNVFDLFHARKDSALAGLLSPAERKKGMISRVTFNAALRSIKSAFVGAPPEEVYAALNAYLRACRHGLGLHGIDDNIANPALFKALMLLFTNVAERVADRHGGKYTVGNFEEVVIPFFRRLKKSDLPRAGMTHTALYEHYSKALSAGFLLKQWLFA